The following DNA comes from bacterium.
CACGCCGATCGTCGTCGACGCCAGCGCCAACGCCGACGCGGCGAGCAGGTCGAAGGCCAGCTCGTGGCGCCACGCCGGGCGCGCGTTGGCGCGGAAGTGGTCGGGGAAGAGCCGCCCCAGGAGAAGCCGCGGCGAGAGCCACGGCAGCGCGGCCGCCGCGACGAGCACGATCCCGCCGAGCTCCGCCGCTCGCCGCGCGTTCGAGAAGTAGAGCTGCCCCTCGCTCACCGCGCGGGCCAGCTCGCCGCCGTGCGCGGCGTTGGCCGCGGCGAGCAGCGAGAGGGTCCAGCCGGCGAGGATCATCATCCCGTAGTTGTCGTTGCCGGCGCGGCCGACGATCGTCTTCGCCGCCACGGCGAACGCCGCCGCGGCGAGCGCCGCGGGAAGGCCGGGATAGCCGACGACCGCCCCGAGGACGACGCCGGCGCCCGCGA
Coding sequences within:
- a CDS encoding metal ABC transporter permease, coding for MNLDFSRVFDPIFLAPFLNGLLLALLLPVLGAYVRMREEWLSSLGVAQVAGAGVVLGAVVGYPGLPAALAAAAFAVAAKTIVGRAGNDNYGMMILAGWTLSLLAAANAAHGGELARAVSEGQLYFSNARRAAELGGIVLVAAAALPWLSPRLLLGRLFPDHFRANARPAWRHELAFDLLAASALALASTTIGVMAAFALVFVPPWVAFRRAGGWRRSLLWSAGFGVASYLVAFAAAIMLDQPFGPVLVAVLLPAALVRLIPARA